One Hordeum vulgare subsp. vulgare chromosome 4H, MorexV3_pseudomolecules_assembly, whole genome shotgun sequence DNA window includes the following coding sequences:
- the LOC123446796 gene encoding spidroin-1-like, which produces MGSRYEVEVTVGAARDLKNVNWRNGDLKPYAVLWIDAGARCSTRVDLDNGENPTWDDKVVVPLPPASRLQDAVLYLDIVHANAPEGVKPLVGSARLPLRDVVDDAGVGGKVSRNLKLKRPSGRPQGKLDVRVAVREPARYYDPNPGAYPAPAGYGSSRDAYGGGYGAGAGAGGYGAAAGAGGYGAYAAAAAPPSGYPGYGSTAPPPQAAAPYGSAPAPYGAAPPPPQGAAGAYGSSAPAYGAAQPAQGAGYGTTGVALDQSGGKKKKGMGMAGGLAVGAAAGVLGGLALAGGASYVENKIEDRVTERVEEDMYGGGYGDYGGDDDY; this is translated from the coding sequence ATGGGCTCGCGGTACGAGGTGGAGGTGACCGTGGGCGCGGCGCGGGACCTCAAGAACGTCAACTGGCGCAACGGCGACCTCAAGCCCTACGCCGTGCTCTGGATCGACGCCGGCGCCCGCTGCTCCACCCGTGTCGACCTCGACAACGGCGAAAACCCCACCTGGGACGACAAGGTCGTCGTCCCCTTGCCCCCCGCAAGCCGCCTCCAGGACGCCGTGCTCTACCTCGACATCGTCCACGCCAACGCCCCCGAGGGCGTGAAGCCCCTCGTCGGCTCCGCCCGCCTCCCGCTCCGCGACGTCGTCGACGACGCCGGCGTCGGGGGCAAGGTTTCCAGGAACCTGAAGCTCAAGCGGCCATCGGGGCGGCCGCAGGGGAAGCTTGACGTCCGCGTCGCCGTCAGGGAGCCGGCCAGGTACTACGACCCCAACCCTGGCGCCTACCCGGCGCCCGCGGGGTACGGCTCCTCCCGCGATGCCTACGGTGGTGGGTACGGTGCCGGTGCTGGAGCTGGAGGCTACGGCGCCGCGGCAGGGGCTGGAGGCTACGGCGCGTACGCTGCCGCGGCGGCGCCTCCGTCGGGGTACCCGGGCTACGGCTCCACGGCGCCGCCTCCGCAGGCCGCAGCACCGTACGGATCCGCTCCAGCGCCCTACGGCgccgcgcctcctcctcctcagggaGCAGCTGGTGCGTACGGGTCCTCTGCTCCGGCCTACGGCGCGGCGCAGCCGGCTCAGGGAGCAGGGTACGGGACGACGGGCGTGGCCCTGGACCAGAGCggcgggaagaagaagaaggggatggGGATGGCGGGCGGGCTGGCGGTGGGCGCGGCGGCGGGCGTGCTGGGCGGGCTGGCGCTGGCGGGCGGGGCGAGCTACGTGGAGAACAAGATCGAGGACCGCGTGACGGAGCGCGTGGAGGAGGACATGTACGGCGGTGGGTACGGCGactacggcggcgacgacgactacTAG
- the LOC123446795 gene encoding AT-hook motif nuclear-localized protein 20-like, with protein sequence MANRWWDEGRLAEAPSASGLASNSNQNQQQLEDAMAMAAPKLDGESSHSGGGSGQEQDDEPKEGAVVVPPNRRPRGRPPGSKNKPKPPIFVTRDSPNALRSHVMEVAGGADVAESIAHFSRRRQRGVCVLSGAGTVADVALRQPAAPGAVVALRGRFEILSLTGTFLPGPSPPGSTGLTVYLAGGQGQVVGGSVVGALTAAGPVMVIASTFANATYERLPLDDAEEDHQLEAARRHGAPGSGVALPPMMAGDPSAPGMPMYGVPPNLMPGGGGHAAPEWAAHARPPY encoded by the coding sequence ATGGCCAACAGGTGGTGGGACGAAGGCCGGCTGGCGGAGGCGCCGTCTGCATCAGGCCTCGCCAGCAACAGCAACCAGAACCAGCAGCAGCTGGAGGACGCCATGGCCATGGCGGCACCCAAGCTGGACGGGGAGAGCAGCCACAGCGGCGGAGGGAGCGGGCAGGAGCAGGACGACGAGCCCAAGGAGGGCGCCGTGGTGGTGCCGCCGAACCGGCGCCCGCGCGGCCGGCCCCCGGGCTCCAAGAACAAGCCCAAGCCGCCCATCTTCGTCACGCGCGACAGCCCCAACGCGCTGCGCAGCCACGTCatggaggtggccggcggcgccGACGTCGCCGAGTCCATCGCTCACTTCTCCCGCCGCAGGCAGCGCGGCGTCTGCGTGCTCAGCGGCGCCGGTACCGTCGCCGACGTCGCCCTGCGCCAGCCCGCCGCGCCCGGCGCCGTCGTCGCGCTCCGCGGCCGCTTCGAGATCCTCTCCCTCACCGGCACCTTCCTCCCCGGGCCCTCGCCGCCGGGTTCCACCGGCCTCACCGTATACCTCGCTGGAGGCCAGGGCCAGGTGGTCGGGGGAAGCGTCGTGGGCGCGCTCACCGCGGCAGGGCCAGTCATGGTGATCGCGTCCACCTTCGCCAACGCTACCTACGAGCGGCTGCCGCTGGACGACGCCGAGGAGGATCACCAGCTGGAGGCCGCCCGCAGGCACGGCGCCCCGGGCTCCGGTGTTGCTCTTCCTCCGATGATGGCCGGCGACCCCTCCGCGCCGGGGATGCCGATGTACGGCGTGCCGCCCAACCTGATGCCGGGAGGTGGCGGGCACGCGGCGCCGGAATGGGCGGCGCATGCACGGCCGCCCTACTAA